GAGTACAATGGATATCATCTTCTATTTACTTTAGCTGGAAACCCTAAAGATCCAAACGAAGCGTTTATTTACTTATTCTATAAAAAAGCTGGCGAAAATTCTCTAGACAGCTGGAAAAATGCTGGTAGAGTATTTGACGATGCTGATAAATTCAAACCAAATGATCCACATCTAAAATATCAAACTCAAGAGTGGTCAGGTTCTGCAACTTTAACATCTGACGGCGAACTACGCTTATTCTATACTGATTTCTCTGGTGCTCCTCAAGATGGCGGTACTGGTTACGGTAAACAAACATTAACTACTGCTCAAGTCAATGTATCAGAACCAAATGCTGGAACTATCCAAGTTGATGGTGTAGAAGATCACAAATCTATCTACGATGGTGGAGACGGCAAAATTTATCAAAATGTTCAAGGATTTATCGATGCTGGAGCTTATAATTCTGGCGATAACCATACTTTAAGAGACCCTCATTATATTGAAGATAAAGGCCGTAAATATCTTGTGTTTGAAGCAAATACTGGAACTGAATATGGTTACCAAGGCGAAGATTCTCTATTCAATAGAGCTTACTATGGTATGAAAAAAGATGCGTTCCAAGCTGAAAAGAGCAAATTGCTTCAAAGTGATAAAAAACATTTAGCAGAAATGGCTAATGGTGCACTAGGTATTATTGAAATTAACGACGATTATACGTTGAAAAAAGAAATGGAACCATTAATCACATCTAACACAATCACTGATGAAATCGAACGTGCTAACATCTTTAAAAAGGATGGCAAATGGTACCTATTTACAAGTGCTAGAGGATCTAAAATGACGATTGACGGAATCGATGATAAAGACATTTACATGTTTGGTTATTCATCAGGATCCCTAACTGGTAAATACAAGCCTTTAAATGATACTGGAATCGTATTGCACCACAGACTTGACAAAAACGATGTTACATTTAACTACGCTCACTTTGTCATTCCACAAAAGAATAGTGATAAATTCGTAGTTACAAATTACATGGTAAACAAAGGTCAGTTCGAAGACCGCCACACTACTTTTGGCCCAAGCTTCTTGCTGAACATTAAAGGTTCAAATACTTCAATTGAAAAAGACAGCATCTTGGAACAAGGTCAAATAACAGTAGACAGCCAAGACAAAAAGTAATTCCTGAAATACTTGGAATAGAAAAATGCCGACATCGTTCGGCATTTTTCTTTATGAAAATATGAAACCGCTAAAAACCATAAGAACATTTAATACCATATGCCAAATTAATGAAGGGAAAATACTTCCGGATTTGATCGTAATTCCTCCATAAAACAACCCGCCAAGAGTAAAACCAATACAGACACTCCATGGAAATCCGAGCGAATAATGCTGCAATCCAAAGCCTAAACTTGTAATCACAACTGCCCATCTTTCCCCTAACTGCTCTGAAAAACGGCTAAGAAGAGCGCCTCTCCATACAAGCTCTTCAAGCACTGCGTTTGTAATAGTAAATATGATCGTTAATAACCAAACTTCTTGAATAAATGACCATCCATTTAGAATAATAAATGGAAGAAAGATGAAAAAATTGATCGTTAACGCAATGAGCAGAAATGATTTAACTTTTGTTTGGTGAAAACCCGACCAGATAAAAGGGAAGCAAATAAACTCATTCCATTGCGGTTTTTTCCAATACCGTACGAACGGGACTTTGTAGAAGAAAGAGAATGCGAATAACGGAAGTAAAATAAAAAACAATGACAACCTGTTTAGAAATATATGCAATTCCCTTGGTTCGAGTTTTAATTGGGAATTCACTTGCAAATATGTAAAAAAACCGATGCCGAATAGTATGCTCGTAAGAACAAATAGTCGCAAAAGCTTATCTGAAGTAACGAAAAGATAAACTGCACAAACGCCCCAAATACTTAAAAGAAGGTAGTTGTTTGTTTGAAGAAAAATAAGTAATGCTGCAAATAAACATAATGAAATGGTTTTTTTATGCTTTATATTCGCTGCCTCCCTAAGACTTAGCTCCAAAAAAATCTATTATAATGGATGGGGGAACGAACCCCCCAAGAGCGCTGCATCTAGATTATTAATTTAATACTATACCATAATACTATAATTTTCCACGTTATTTTTCCTGCACAAGTTGATTATGAGCTGCCTTATACTTATAGTATTCTCAAAAAAACTTTACTCCGTTTCTGTATGCTGCTGTGATGGATTTTTTTATAAAAGTTTGTTTAATCGGTACGAGCATAAGCAGGAAGCCAACAAATACGAGAATTCCGGAAATACCAAATGATGCTTGAGGGAATAACATCTCACCGAATATACCCGATAAGATGGGCGCTAACCCCGCACCAAACCAACGGACAAAATTATAAACAACTGATGTTACACTCCTGGCATAAGGTGATGATTCCATGGCATGAGTAGTGAATAAAGCATTATTCAACCCGGAAACAAGGCCTGACAAAATCACAAGGGCAATCTTACCTCGAGAGAAGCAGCAATAAAAAATGAATGTATAAAAGACATTACATCAAAACACTTTGGCCGCTATATTTTTTTTAAGAGGAGACTAAGACTCGAAAAAGAGGAAATTTCCTGGTGTAAATGGGTGTTATCTTTATTGGAGAAGTAGAGAGACAAGAAAATTCTTAAACAAAAAGAAGCGCTCAAACGGCGCTTCTTTTTGTTTGGTTATATTATCGCATGTTCATTTCGCTTGGCTTAGGACCTTTGCGTTGGTTCTTGTCAAGCTTATTAATCTTATCCATTTCATCAGCTGTTAATTCAAAATCAAATATATTAAAGTTTTCTTCAATTCGTGAAGGTGTTACAGATTTAGGAATGACGATCGTATTGTTTTGCAAGTGCCAGCGAAGCACAACTTGAGCTGCTGTTTTGCCATGCGTATCAGCAATCTCTTGAACGACCTCATCTTTAAGAACATCGCCGCCTTGGTCTAACGGACTCCATGCTTCTACAAAGATATCGTGTTTGGCACAGAAGTCTTTCAACTCATTTTGCACAAGATATGGATGGCATTCCACTTGGTTCAAAACAGGCTTTACGTCGCATTCGGCAAAAAGACGTTCCAAATGCTCAATATCAAAATTACAAACACCGATCGCTTTCACGCGGCCATCATTATAAAGCTTTTCTAACGCTTTGTATGTATCCACGTACTCATCGAATTGAGGAGTCGGCCAATGAATTAAATACAAATCTACATAATCAAGTCCGAGCCTTTCAAGACTTTCATCAAATGCCCGTAATGTGTTGTCATAGCCTTGATCGCTGTTCCATACTTTTGTCGTAATAAATAAATCTTCGCGAGGAACAGACGCATTCTTGATCGCTTTTCCGACCCCTTTTTCATTTTTGTAAATCATAGCTGTATCAATAGAGGTATAACCAACTTCAATTGCTTTTTCTACGGCAGTTGTAGCTTGATCATCTTCTACTTGCCATACACCAAATCCGAGCTGGGGCATTTTTAGACCATTATTTAATGTAACGAAATCCATTTGAAAGCACTCCTTGTCGTTTGATTCTTAAATAGTATATCGAGTTTTTGATTGTATTGTCATACAATGTGCTTCGGGCTGTTATACGTTTAGCTATTTAGAATGCTATTGCTGTACCGTAAATTTCTTTACCTTCAGTGGAGAGAGAATGTAGTCGCCTACTTGAGAGCTGAATGATTTAAAGTGCGGCGTTTTTTCATGTTCTTCAAGATCAGATGCCGTATCCCATTCTTCTAGCATAATAAACGTATTTTTTACTTCTACATCTTGAACTAGAAAATAACTAATATTTCCCGGCTCTTGTTGTGAAGCTTGTACTAGAGGTTTAACAAAATTTAAAAACGCTTCTGTCTTTTCTGGATTGACCTCCATATATGCGTGAATAACAATCATTTCAATTCCCTCCATGTCATAAAATTTATTTCCTTACTCTACCCATTGAATGATTTGTGATCTCGTTTGTCTTGTTTTTTCACGTGGTTCTTTCACACGGAAGCCAAAAGCAACCATACAAGAGATGCCAAATTGATTTGTATCAAGTATACCTTCTTCTACTAGAATTTGCTCGACTTTACCTTTATCGAAGCCTTCCATCGGACAAGAATCGATGCCGATTTGTGCAGCTGCGGTCATCATGTTTCCTAATGCAATATACGTTTGTCTGCATCCCCATTCAAACATAGCACGTTCATTACCAAGCAAGTCAAAATCGGATTCTAGAAATTTATGATATAAACCGCCTTTTCCTATCACCACATCTTCTGGGAGTTGTTGAACATCTTTCATCATACGGAGAATATGCTTAGAATCAGCAAGCAGCTCTTTCGGTGTTCTAGACAAGATAATAACAAAGTGGCTGGATGTTGGTAATTGTTTTTGTCCTCCCCAAGTAACTGGCAATAGTTTATCCCTTAGAGTTTCATTTTGAATGACAAGAAACTTCCATGGTTCAAAACCAAATGAACTAGGAGATAAACGTCCTGTTTCTAAGATGAAATTAAAATCTTGTTCACTTATTTTTTTGGCAGGGTCAAATTCTTTAGTTGCATGTCTATACTGATATGCCTGTAGTATGTCTTCTTTTTTATTTGTCATGATCGTCATGAATAACACTTCCTTTTTATTAAATTTAATAGCTTTTCATATAAGTAAAGTATAAGTTGTTGGATTTAATATTGTAAGTACGCACATAATTGTTGTATAGTACCACCTTTTATACCATTAAAATATTGTCGATTAGCCTTCTGCTGAACCTGTCTATAATTTTTAAGCTCTATTATCATTGATCAATGTACTAAGACACTTAAGAAAAACTAGATTATCTGCTATAATGTTATTTATCATAGTATATTCTCCTTTTGTATGGGCTGGGCAAAAGGTCAAACCCCAATACAATTAGGGGATTTTTTATGGATTTATACCGGCTTTTCTTTCATTTTACAGAATGTTTGTAAAGCTAGATTGTTTTAAGAGGGAGGATAATGGATGAAAAAGGTAAAAATTGGTTTGGCGTATCAAATATTAATTGGACTTATACTCGGTATTGTAGTAGGTGCAATATTTTACGGTAATGATAACATTGCAGCTTACTTGCAGCCGATTGGAGATATATTTCTTCGGGCGATAAAAATGATCGTTGTTCCAATTGTGATTGCTTCTATTGTAGTTGGTGTAGCTGGTGTAGGAGATTTGAAAAGGGTCGGAAGATTAGGATTTAAAACAATATTGTATTTCGAGATTGTAACAACGATCGCCATGGTTGTAGGGTTGTTATTCGCCAACATATTCCAGCCGGGTGTTGGTATTGATCGATCAAAATTAACAGAAAGCAGTATTTCTCAATATGAAGAAACAGCAGAAACCCAGGAAGAGCACGGAGTTGTAGAGACATTTGTAGAAATTATACCGACGAATATTTTCCAAGCATTTGTCGAGGGAGATATGCTTGCTATTGTTTTCTTTTCTGTTCTCTTTGGAGCTGGAGTTGCAGCGATAGGAGAACGAGGTAAACCAGTCTTGGACTTTTTCCAAGGTGTTGGGGATACGATGTTCTGGATTACAAACCAAATCATGAAGCTGGCGCCTTTTGGGGTATTTGCTTTAATTGGCATTACGGTATCTAAGTTTGGATTAGAATCGCTGATTCCGCTTGGAAAACTGGCAATCGTTACGTATGGAAGTATGGTCTTTTTTGTAATTGTCGTATTTAATATAATTGCAAGAATAGCCGGAATCCGTTTGTTCTCGTTGCTACGTTTGTTAAAGGATGAAATTTTGCTTGCTTTTTCTACTTCGAGTTCAGAAACAGTACTCCCAAGAGTCATGCAAAAGCTTGAAAAGTTTGGTTGTCCGAAGGCAATCACTTCCTTTGTAGTTCCGACAGGCTATACGTTTAATTTGGACGGTTCTACACTTTATCAAGCTTTAGCCTCCGTTTTTATTGCTCAAATGTTTGGTGTAGAAATAACGATCGGACAGCAGCTTATGATTGTTCTCGTGCTTATTGTGACTTCAAAAGGTATTGCTGCAGTGCCAGGCGCGTCATTCGTTGTGTTGCTTGCCACATTAAATGCAGTAAATTTACCTGTAGAAGGTCTTGCTTTTATTGCCGGTATTGACCGGATCTTAGATATGGGCAGAACTGCTGTGAATGTTGTCGGGAACTCTTTAGCGGCGGTTGTTATTTCTAAATGGGAAGGTAAATTCAACCAAGAAAAACAAGTTGCGTAATAAACCCCAAAAAAGACCCGTATCACTAAAAGTGGTACGGGTTTTTTTGATATGGATGATTAGACAAACGGAGCCTATCCATAAAAAGCTTATCGTCTGATAATAATATCTAGTCTTGTATTACGGTTATTTTTTTACCTGTCTCTGCAGAATTTTGTATTGCGTCTAACAGTTGATGCAATTTGACAGCGTCATTAAAATTGGGCATTTGCCGTTTATTTTCTGCTATATCTTGCGCGAAACGATGATACGCTCTTTCAACATACCCTGCTGGATAACGATCTTTTTCGGAGGATATTCTTATTTCTTCCGAAAAGGCATGATCAATTTCAGAATGCAAGGACGAATAATTAGGATGTGTGATTTTTTCGACGGTCAGGTTACCAAATTGTACGTGACCAACGGAATTGCTCTGTTTTAAACGAAATACACCCTTTTCTCCTCTAACTTCCAAATGAAACTCAGGATATACTCCCCCTTGAATGTGTACGGATGCAGTGATTCCATCAATTAGTGTTCCGTGTATTGCGATTTGATCAGCTGTAGTTTTAGCCGTTGTTAAACCGGTTTCTTGGATGATTGCTTCGGAATAATTTTGACTCATTACAGCTGAGACTTTTTTAAAATCACTAAGAATGTAGCAAAGCACATCAAGCGAGTGCCCGCCATTTATCGTAAGGAGACTCGCTCCCTTTTCTTTTTTTAATAGATAAGCGTTTCTTTCATCTGTGATTCTGCCTTTTCCTTGTGTAGCGACTTGCATTGTACAGGAAAGGACCCTGCCGATTTCCCCTTGTTTGATCGCTTGTTTTACATAATTGACCTCCGGTGATTGCCGTGCTTGTAATCCAATCACGTGGTGAATATTCGCTTGATCGGCCATTTTTGCCATCTCTTTCGCTTCAGAGGTGTTTATTCCCAATGGCCATTCACAATAGAGGTGCTTCTTTTCTTCAATGGCAGTGATGGCAGCTTCATAATGGAAAGGAACCTTCACACTTACGACGACTAAATCAACATCTTCGGATTTTGCTAATTCCCTATGATTAGTAAAAGCTAAGGGAGCGTTAATCGCCATGGCGCTTTTTTTCGCGGTTTCCATCTTAGATGTCCCAATAGCCGTAATTTGATAAAAAGGACTTTCTTTCAGAACGGGAATATGTGTTTTGCTCGCCCACTGATTATTTAAAGAACCTCCTATAATCCCGGCATTAATTACATTTTGCTTCATGGTTTATCCCTCCAAAATGCGTATTGCATTTAGTATACTTAATAAGTGATATCATAAATAATGTTAATTTATGATAGTAGTATCACTATTTTTGATAGGGAGGTGCATCAATGGATATCGAAAACTTGAAAGCTTTTATAACAGTTGCCGAACTAAAAAGCATATCTGCTGCGGCGATAAAGCTTAATCACCTCCAATCCAATATGACTGCGAAAATAAAGAAGATTGAATCCTATTATAATCAAGAGCTGTTTATTAGAAATTCAAAAGGTATGGAATTAACTAAAGATGGAGAAAAATTATATCACCAATTAAAAAAGATCTTGATCCTCTGGGAAGAAACTGAAAATAAAATGAAAAAGCACGAAGAAACGCTCAGGATAGGGACGATGATATCAGTTGGTGGAACTCAATTCTCCTCAGCA
This window of the Bacillus gobiensis genome carries:
- a CDS encoding glycoside hydrolase family 68 protein is translated as MKINKFVKQATALTFTTALLVGGGTQAFAKEAESRDHNESYGISHITRSDMLKLPQQHDNARFEVPKFDADSIRNIPTAQGYDKNGNFTELDVWDSWPLQNADGTVAEYNGYHLLFTLAGNPKDPNEAFIYLFYKKAGENSLDSWKNAGRVFDDADKFKPNDPHLKYQTQEWSGSATLTSDGELRLFYTDFSGAPQDGGTGYGKQTLTTAQVNVSEPNAGTIQVDGVEDHKSIYDGGDGKIYQNVQGFIDAGAYNSGDNHTLRDPHYIEDKGRKYLVFEANTGTEYGYQGEDSLFNRAYYGMKKDAFQAEKSKLLQSDKKHLAEMANGALGIIEINDDYTLKKEMEPLITSNTITDEIERANIFKKDGKWYLFTSARGSKMTIDGIDDKDIYMFGYSSGSLTGKYKPLNDTGIVLHHRLDKNDVTFNYAHFVIPQKNSDKFVVTNYMVNKGQFEDRHTTFGPSFLLNIKGSNTSIEKDSILEQGQITVDSQDKK
- a CDS encoding CPBP family intramembrane glutamic endopeptidase, translated to MFFILLPLFAFSFFYKVPFVRYWKKPQWNEFICFPFIWSGFHQTKVKSFLLIALTINFFIFLPFIILNGWSFIQEVWLLTIIFTITNAVLEELVWRGALLSRFSEQLGERWAVVITSLGFGLQHYSLGFPWSVCIGFTLGGLFYGGITIKSGSIFPSLIWHMVLNVLMVFSGFIFS
- a CDS encoding aldo/keto reductase, translating into MDFVTLNNGLKMPQLGFGVWQVEDDQATTAVEKAIEVGYTSIDTAMIYKNEKGVGKAIKNASVPREDLFITTKVWNSDQGYDNTLRAFDESLERLGLDYVDLYLIHWPTPQFDEYVDTYKALEKLYNDGRVKAIGVCNFDIEHLERLFAECDVKPVLNQVECHPYLVQNELKDFCAKHDIFVEAWSPLDQGGDVLKDEVVQEIADTHGKTAAQVVLRWHLQNNTIVIPKSVTPSRIEENFNIFDFELTADEMDKINKLDKNQRKGPKPSEMNMR
- a CDS encoding putative quinol monooxygenase, with protein sequence MIVIHAYMEVNPEKTEAFLNFVKPLVQASQQEPGNISYFLVQDVEVKNTFIMLEEWDTASDLEEHEKTPHFKSFSSQVGDYILSPLKVKKFTVQQ
- a CDS encoding NAD(P)H-dependent oxidoreductase, coding for MTIMTNKKEDILQAYQYRHATKEFDPAKKISEQDFNFILETGRLSPSSFGFEPWKFLVIQNETLRDKLLPVTWGGQKQLPTSSHFVIILSRTPKELLADSKHILRMMKDVQQLPEDVVIGKGGLYHKFLESDFDLLGNERAMFEWGCRQTYIALGNMMTAAAQIGIDSCPMEGFDKGKVEQILVEEGILDTNQFGISCMVAFGFRVKEPREKTRQTRSQIIQWVE
- a CDS encoding cation:dicarboxylate symporter family transporter; amino-acid sequence: MKKVKIGLAYQILIGLILGIVVGAIFYGNDNIAAYLQPIGDIFLRAIKMIVVPIVIASIVVGVAGVGDLKRVGRLGFKTILYFEIVTTIAMVVGLLFANIFQPGVGIDRSKLTESSISQYEETAETQEEHGVVETFVEIIPTNIFQAFVEGDMLAIVFFSVLFGAGVAAIGERGKPVLDFFQGVGDTMFWITNQIMKLAPFGVFALIGITVSKFGLESLIPLGKLAIVTYGSMVFFVIVVFNIIARIAGIRLFSLLRLLKDEILLAFSTSSSETVLPRVMQKLEKFGCPKAITSFVVPTGYTFNLDGSTLYQALASVFIAQMFGVEITIGQQLMIVLVLIVTSKGIAAVPGASFVVLLATLNAVNLPVEGLAFIAGIDRILDMGRTAVNVVGNSLAAVVISKWEGKFNQEKQVA
- a CDS encoding Gfo/Idh/MocA family protein — protein: MKQNVINAGIIGGSLNNQWASKTHIPVLKESPFYQITAIGTSKMETAKKSAMAINAPLAFTNHRELAKSEDVDLVVVSVKVPFHYEAAITAIEEKKHLYCEWPLGINTSEAKEMAKMADQANIHHVIGLQARQSPEVNYVKQAIKQGEIGRVLSCTMQVATQGKGRITDERNAYLLKKEKGASLLTINGGHSLDVLCYILSDFKKVSAVMSQNYSEAIIQETGLTTAKTTADQIAIHGTLIDGITASVHIQGGVYPEFHLEVRGEKGVFRLKQSNSVGHVQFGNLTVEKITHPNYSSLHSEIDHAFSEEIRISSEKDRYPAGYVERAYHRFAQDIAENKRQMPNFNDAVKLHQLLDAIQNSAETGKKITVIQD